GGCTGGCTTATTGACCAATGTGGCCTGAAAGGGCATCAAATTGGTGGTGCTATGGTGCACCCAAACCAAGCTTTGGTTCTGGTTAATCATGATGATGCAACTGCTGACGATGTGGTGCGTCTGGCGGCGTTTGTACGTCAAAACGTGCTTGATAAGTTTGGTGTTGAACTTGAGCATGAGGTGCGCTTTATGGGCGCAAGCCATGAAGTGTATTTAAAGGACGTGCTATGAAAGAGCATCAAATGAAACTGGCCATTCTCGCTAGGCTCGCCACTGGTGGCTTCCACTCTGGTGAGGCATTGGGTGAAGAGCTCGGGATCTCGCGTGCGGCAGTGAGTAAGCACATTAAAGGCATTCAAGCGTGGGGCGTAGATATTTTCCGAGTTCAGGGCAAAGGTTATCAATTAGCTCAGCCGATGGAGCTATTGAGCGAAAAGCGCCTTGCACAGAGTGTGTCGACACCGTTTGAGCTGATCCCAATCATAGACTCAACTAACCAATACCTACTCGACAAACAAGAGTCCTTAGACTCTGGTAGCGTCGGCATCTCAGAGTATCAAGCTAAAGGTCGCGGACGCCGCGGCAGACAATGGGTGTCGCCGTTTGGCAGTAACCTGTACCTATCGATGTACTGGCGTTTAGAGGCGGGTATGGCAGCGGCGATGGGGCTGAGCCTAGTCGTGGGTGTTGCTATAGTCGAAGCGCTGCAAGAGTTGGGTATTGAGGGAGTGAAGCTCAAATGGCCGAATGATCTGTACTACCGAGATAAGAAGTTAGCAGGGATTTTGGTTGAAATGTCGGGTCAAGCGGGCGGTGCAGCAAACCTAGTGATTGGCATGGGTATGAACCTCAACATGAGTGAGCAAGTGACGGGTATCGATCAGCCTTGGACATCGCTCAGTGAAGTGGTAGACACACCGTTTAGCCGTAATGATTTAGTCGTCGCGTTTATTAAAGCGTGGCAAGCGGCATTGGAAGATTATGAACTGCGCGGTTTGCATGGTTTTGTAGAGCGCTGGAACCAGCACGATAACTTCTTAGGTAGGGAAGTGAAACTCATCATGGGTCAGCGTGAGATAAAAGGTATCGTGCAAGGTATTGATGCCACAGGTGCGGTCTTGCTTGAAACCGAGCGAGGGATTGAGTCGTACGTTGGCGGTGAAATTTCGCTACGAAAAGCTGATGTTTAATGGTGTTATGGTTCCTAGAGCTTAGGAACCATAGTTGTTATTTACTTTCTTAAATACACCGTTTCAACGCTGTGATCAGCGCCTTTTTGCAAGATCAGCTGAGCGCGCTCTTTGGTCGGTAGGATGTTTTCGACCAGGTTTAGGCCGTTGATCGACGCCCAAATGTTCTTTGCCTTTGATTCGGCTTCTGCTGCGCTCAATTGGGTATAGTGGCTGAAGTAAGAGCCAGGCTTAGTAAAGGCACCCTCACGGAACTTCATAAAGCGATTGACGTACCACTGCTCAATTTGCTCACTGTCTGCGTCGACATAGAGCGAAAAGTCGAGAAAATCGGAGATGAACACGCGGTGTGGATCGTGTGGGTAGTCCATACCGCTTTGCAGCACGTTCAGCCCTTCAATAATCAACACGTCAGGAAGGTCAACGACCTTTTCTTCCTCAGTAATATCATACGTGATGTGCGAATAGATCGGCGCCTGAACATTTCTTTTGCACGCTTTCACATCGGACACGAACTGCACTAAGCGGCGCATATCGTAAGACTCTGGAAAGCCCTTTTTACCCATCAGCCCCTTTTCGAGTAGCGTCTTATTCGGGTACAAGAAGCCGTCAGTGGTAATCAACTCAACTTTTGGGTGATTGTCCCAACGGCTTAATAGTGCTTTTAAAAGACGTGCGGTGGTGCTTTTACCGACAGCAACACTGCCCGCGATGCCTATGACAAACGGCGGCGTATGTTCGGTATTGCCTAAAAACTCACCAAGTACAGAGTTACGGCGCTGCCTTGCTGCAACATAAAGGTTAAGCAACCTAGAAAGAGGCAGGTAGACGTCAGTGGCTTCCTGCATAGTTAGCTTTTCATTGATGCCTTGAAGCTCTTTTAGGTCTTCTTCTGTGAGGGTCATGGGTACGGCGTTGCGAAGCGCTGACCATTGCTCTCGACTGAATGACATAAAGGGACTCATAGGTAACCTAACCATGGAATAAAGTGACAGAGTGCTGAACATACCTGAAGCAAGGGATAAATCAAATAATTCATGCAATGGGCTGATGCTAATTCCCCGAAATGTGTACAAAAAGTCGTCAAACAAAAAGAATGTGGTGAAAATCGGATTTTTTTTTAATTTAACGGTTGCATCGAAAAGATTCATTCAATAGAATGCGCTCCACTTATGCCGACTTAGCTCAGTAGGTAGAGCAACTGACTTGTAATCAGTAGGTCACCAGTTCGATTCCGGTAGTCGGCACCATTTTCACTTTGCCTAGGGCAATGATGACGAAAATGGTAAGTAAAATTTGGGGGGGTTCCCGAGTGGCCAAAGGGAGCAGACTGTAAATCTGCCGGCACTGCCTTCGATGGTTCGAATCCGTCCCCCCCCACCATATTCTTTAGGGAATAGCTCTCAGAGTTACGTGTTGCGGGCATCGTATAATGGCTATTACCTCAGCCTTCCAAGCTGATGATGCGGGTTCGATTCCCGCTGCCCGCTCCAACTCATTTAGAGTGCTGATATAGCTCAGGTGGTAGAGCGCATCCTTGGTAAGGATGAGGTCGGCAGTTCGAGTCTGCCTATCAGCACCAGCTCTCAAAGCAATATTTCCTTTTGATACTTTCTTTTGCCTAAACTATGTTTATTGGTTGAAGGAAGCTTTATTACCAAGATTTTTTGGTTACGTGGTCTTCAAAGCCACCAAAATCCGTACCTAGAGGGACAACTCATGTCTAAAGAAAAATTTGAACGTACGAAACCGCACGTAAACGTTGGTACTATCGGCCACGTTGACCACGGTAAAACAACTCTAACTGCAGCTATCTGTACTACTCTTGCTAAAGTGTATGGCGGTGTAGCTAAAGACTTCGCATCTATCGATAACGCTCCAGAAGAGCGTGAGCGCGGTATCACTATCGCTACTTCTCACGTAGAGTACGATACTCCAGCACGTCACTACGCACACGTAGACTGTCCAGGACACGCGGATTATGTTAAGAACATGATCACAGGTGCTGCACAGATGGACGGTGGTATCCTAGTTGTTGCTGCAACTGACGGCCCTATGCCTCAGACTCGTGAGCACATCCTACTAGGCCGTCAGGTTGGTATCCCTTACATCATCGTATTCATGAACAAATGTGACATGGTTGATGACGAAGAGCTACTTGAGCTAGTAGAAATGGAAGTTCGTGAACTTCTTTCTGAATACGATTTCCCAGGTGATGACCTACCAGTTATCCAAGGTTCTGCACTAGGCGCACTAAACGGCGAAGAGCAGTGGGAAGCGAAAATCGTTGAACTAGCTGAAGCACTAGACTCTTACATCCCAGAGCCAGAGCGTGCAGTAGACCAACCGTTCCTACTACCAATCGAAGACGTATTCTCGATCCAAGGTCGTGGTACAGTTGTAACTGGTCGTATCGAGCGCGGTATCCTACGCGTAGGTGACGAAGTAGAAATCGTTGGTATCAAAGATACAACTGTTACTACTTGTACTGGTGTTGAGATGTTCCGTAAGCTTCTTGACGAAGGTCGTGCTGGTGAGAACGTTGGTGCACTTCTACGTGGTACTAAGCGTGATGACGTTGAACGTGGTCAAGTTCTTGCAGCTCCTGGCTCAATCAACCCACACACTAAGTTCGAGTCTGAAGTATACGTACTTTCTAAAGACGAAGGCGGCCGTCATACTCCGTTCTTCAAAGGCTACCGTCCACAGTTCTACTTCCGTACAACTGACGTAACTGGTGACATCTCTCTACCAGAAGGCGTAGAAATGGTAATGCCAGGCGACAACATCCAAATGAAAGTTGAGTTAATCGCTCCAATCGCAATGGATGAAGGCCTACGTTTCGCTATCCGTGAAGGTGGCCGTACAGTAGGTGCTGGTGTTGTTGCTAAGATCTTCGACTAATTCCTAGAATTGTCGCAAGCTCTGGTAAAATCTTTGAATAAGATTTGACTAAGCAATGCTAAAAAGGGCATCATTTGATGCCCTTTTTCTGCGCTACTATTTATAGGGGCGCATAATTCACTCAATGACTGCTCAAAGAGTGAATGAATAAAGGATTTATAAGGGTTGAGTTGGAAAGCAATTTCTACCTGAGCCTTTGCATAATATGTTGGTTTGACTCAAATTTTACCAACATTAAAGGAATAAGCCCTGCAGCAGCGGGGTTGTTGTCGTCTAGTTAAGACTTGTCACAGGTTGGTTTTATGAAAGCAAACGCTGAAACTCCTGATAGCTCAAATGCAGCAGATGTAATTAAGTGGATCGTCGCTTTTGCGCTGCTAGCCGCCGCTGTTGTGGGTAATTACCTGTACGGAGAGCTATCTGTAGTTCTTCGCGCTGCAGGTGTAGTTGTATTGATTGCCGCAGCACTTGGTGTTGCAGCTACAACAACAAAAGGTAAGGCAGCTATCACGTTCGCACGTGAAGCGCGCGTAGAAGTTCGCAAAGTGGTTTGGCCAACACGCCAAGAAACGATGCAGACTACGCTAATTGTCCTTGCAGTAAGTATTGTAATGGCGCTTGCGTTATGGGGTATCGACGGCATTATGGTCCGTCTTGTTGCGTTCATAACCGGGTTATAGAGGGTGTTAATTCATGAGTGAAGCTCCGAAAAAACGCTGGTACGTTGTTCAAGCCTTTTCTGGCTTTGAAGGACGTGTGGCTCAGTCTCTTCGCGAACATATCAAAATGCACGCAATGGAAGAGTACTTTGGTGAAGTGCTAGTACCGACTGAAGAAGTTGTGGAAATGCGCGCAGGCCAACGCCGTAAAAGCGAGCGTAAGTTCTTCCCAGGCTACGTTCTTGTTCAGATGATCATGAACGATGAGTCTTGGCACTTAGTACGTAGTGTACCGCGTGTCATGGGCTTCATTGGTGGTACCTCTGACCGTCCAGCACCTATCACAGATAAAGAAGCTGACGCTATCCTTAATCGTCTAGAGAAAGCTAGCGAAGCTCCTCGTCCAAGAACTATGTTCGAAGCGGGTGAAGTGGTACGTGTTAACGAAGGTCCGTTTGCTGACTTCAACGGTACAGTTGAAGAAGTAGATTATGAGAAGAGCCGCTTGAAAGTGTCTGTATCGATCTTTGGTCGTGCAACACCGGTTGAGCTCGACTTTGGTCAAGTTGACAAACTTGATTAATACCGAATTTTTAATGGCTTAGGCCTTTAAGAATGACAGTATAAAAAAACACCATTTTAGGGTTGTTAAAGGCGCGAATTATGCTTATAATTTCGCGCCTTTTTACAGTAATGACTGTAGAAAGTTTTTTCAAAACACGGGGAGCTTTCCTATCGGATAGCGTTTGAACCCAAAATTAGGAAATATCATGGCTAAGAAAGTTGAAGCTTATATCAAACTGCAAGTTGCAGCTGGTATGGCAAACCCAAGTCCACCGGTTGGTCCTGCTCTAGGTCAACACGGTGTGAACATCATGGAATTCTGTAAAGCGTTCAACGCAAAAACAGAATCTATTGAGAAAGGTCTACCGACTCCAGTAGTAATCACTGTATACAACGACCGTTCTTTCACGTTCGTAACTAAGACTCCACCTGCTGCTGTTCTTCTTAAGAAAGCTGCTGGCGTTAAGTCTGGTTCAGGTCGTCCTAACACTGAAAAAGTGGGTACAGTGACTGACGCTCAAGTACAGGAAATCGCAGAAACTAAAGCTGCTGATATGACTGGTGCTGACATTGAAGCGATGAAGCGTTCTATTGCGGGTACTGCTCGTTCAATGGGCCTAGTGGTAGAGGGTTAAGATCATGGCAAAACTTACTAAGCGTATGCGCGTTATTCGCGAAAAAGTTGACGTAACTAAAGAATACGAAATCAACGAAGCTGTAGCTCTTCTTAAAGAACTAGCAACTGCTAAATTCGTTGAGTCTGTAGACGTTGCTGTTAACCTAGGCATCGATGCTCGTAAATCTGACCAGAACGTACGTGGTGCAACTGTACTACCTCACGGTACTGGCCGCGAAATCCGCGTTGCAGTGTTCACTCAAGGTGCAAACGCTGAAGCAGCTAAAGAAGCTGGCGCAGACATCGTAGGTATGGAAGATCTTGCTGAGCAAGTTAAGAAAGGCGAAATGAACTTCGACGTAGTTGTTGCATCTCCAGATGCAATGCGTGTTGTTGGTCAACTAGGTACTATCCTAGGTCCTCGCGGTCTTATGCCAAACCCGAAAGTTGGTACTGTAACTCCTAACGTTGCTGAAGCGGTTAAGAACGCTAAAGCTGGTCAGGTTCGTTACCGTAACGACAAGAACGGCATCGTTCACACTACTATCGGTAAAGTGAACTTCGAAGCGAACCAACTACAAGAGAACCTAGAAACTCTACTAGTTGCGCTTAAGAAAGCGAAGCCGTCTTCAGCGAAAGGTACTTTCCTGAAGAAAATTAGCATCTCTACAACTATGGGTGCTGGTGTTGCTGTAGATCTATCTACACTAGACACACAAGCTTAATTGCTTGCATAGGCGTGAAATTCTTGTATAATTTTGCGCCTATCAAAATTTGTGGTTGAGGCTGAAATCCTAGTGATTTGAGTCTCCATCCAAGACCGTAGGCGTTCTGTAAAGAACTTAATACTACCTACGTAGATGGTGCCAGATAGAAAGGAAGTTGAGCGTAACGTTTATCTTTCTTCTGGAAAGCACCGTATGAACTCCCAAAATCGTGAAGATTTCGGGTGGTGTAAAAACAACCAGGAGTAAATCCAAGATGGCTTTAAACCTTCAAGACAAAAAAGCAATTGTTGCTGAAGTCAACGAAGCAGCCAGTGGTGCACTTTCTGCAGTTGTAGCTGACTCTCGTGGCGTTGAAGTTGGCGCAATGACTTCTCTACGTAAACAAGCGCGTGAAGCGGGTGTTTACATGAAAGTTGTGCGTAACACACTTGCACGCCGTGCGGTTCAGGGTACTGACTATGAGTGTCTAACAGACAACTTCACTGGTCCTACTCTGATCGCGTTCTCTAACGAGCACCCAGGTGCTGCAGCGCGTCTTTTCAAAGACTTCGCTAAAGAGAACAAAGAATTCGAGATCAAAGCTGCTGCATTTGAAGGCGCGGTTACTGATGCTGAAGTACTAGCGACACTACCAACTTACGACGAAGCAATTGCACGCCTAATGATGTGCATGAAAGAAGCTTCTGCAGGCAAGCTGGTACGTACTATCGCTGCACTACGCGACCAAAAAGAAGAAGCTGCGGCATAAGCCTTGCTTTTCACTGGTTGCTATTTAAACTTATTGTTGACTTAAAAGAGAATTGTTATGTCTATTACTAACGAGCAAATCCTAGACGCAGTTGCAGAAATGTCTGTAATGCAAGTTGTTGAGCTTATCGAAGCTATGGAAGAGAAATTCGGCGTAACTGCTGCAGCTGCTGTTGTAGCTGGCGGTGCTGCTGGTGGCGAAGCTGCTGCTGAGCAAACTGAATTCGACGTAATCCTAACTGCTGCTGGCGGTAACAAAGTTGCTGTTATCAAAGCGGTACGTGGCGCAACAGGTCTAGGCCTTAAAGAAGCTAAAGGTCTTGTAGACTCAGCTCCTGCAGCACTTAAAGAAGGTGTTGACAAAGCTGAAGCTGAAGCTCTTAAAGCTCAGCTAGAAGAAGCTGGTGCTTCTGTTGAAGTTAAGTAATTATTGCTTAATTTCTTAGCCGAATAGGCTAATGGCTGGTGGTTTATTGACCACCGGCCTTTTTGCGCTGTAGGGCATAGATGAATTTTCCCGCTGTTTAAGCGTCTATGCACCAAGCAAAAAACGTTGCCTCGACGCTAGAGTCAACGTCACTACAGTAAACAGTTGTTAGTCACTGCCCCATACTCCACCTTAAGTAACTAGGATGGAAGGGCAGTTTGGGTCACTTATCAGCGAGCTGAGGAACCCCATGGTTTACTCTTATACCGAGAAAAAGCGCATCCGTAAGGACTTTGGTACTCGTCCACAAGTTTTGGACATTCCATACCTGCTATCGATCCAGCTTGATTCGTTCGACAAATTCATCGAACAGGATCCAGAGGGTCAGTACGGACTTGAAGCTGCGTTTCGTTCTGTATTTCCAATTCAGAGCTATAACGGCAACTCTGAGCTGCAATACGTTAGCTACCGTCTTGGTGAGCCAGTGTTTGACGTTAAAGAATGTCAAATTCGCGGCGTTACGTATTCAAAGCCACTACGCGTAAAACTACGTCTAGTTATCTTTGATAAAGACGCACCAGCAGGTACCGTAAAAGACATTAAAGAACAAGAAGTCTACATGGGCGAAATTCCGCTTATGACAGACAATGGTACCTTCGTTATCAATGGTACCGAGAGGGTTATCGTATCCCAGCTGCACCGAAGCCCAGGCGTGTTCTTCGACAGCGATAAGGGTAAGACTCACTCTTCAGGTAAAGTTCTTTATAACGCACGTGTTATTCCTTACCGTGGTTCATGGCTCGACTTCGAGTTTGACCCGAAAGATAACCTGTACGTTCGTATCGACCGTCGTCGTAAACTGCCAGCATCGATCATTCTTCGTGCACTAGGTAAGTCTACGCAAGAAATCCTCGATATCTTCTTCGAAAAAGTAAACTTCGAAGTTAAGGATCAAACTCTACTTATGGAGTTGGTTCCTGAGCGTCTACGTGGTGAGACTGCTTCTTTTGATATCGAAGCAAACGGCAATACTTATGTTGAGACTGGTCGTCGCGTTACTGCTCGTCACATCCGCCAACTAGAAAAAGATGGCGTTGAGTTCATTGAAGTACCTGTCGAGTACATCGTAGGTAAAGTAGCTTCTCAAGACTACATCAATGAAGCGACAGGTGAGATCATCGTTGGTGCAAACCAAGAGATCAGCCTAGAAGCACTAGCGAACCTATCTCAGGCCGGCGTTAAAAAACTAGAAGTTCTGTTTACGAACGATCTAGACCACGGTCCGTTCATGTCTGACACTGTTCGTGTCGACAGCACGGTAGACCGCATCTCTGCATTGGTAGAAATCTACCGCATGATGCGCCCTGGTGAGCCGCCAACAAAAGAAGCTGCAGAAGCACTTTTCGAAAGCCTATTCTTCTCAGAAGAGCGTTATGACCTATCGACCGTTGGTCGTATGAAGTTCAACAGCTCTATCATGCGTGAAGATGCTCTAGAACAGGGTACGCTGGATGAGACTGATATCATCGAAGTGATGAAGAAGCTTATCGCGATCCGTAACGGAATCGGTGAAGTCGATGATATCGACCACCTAGGTAACCGTCGTATCCGTTCTGTAGGTGAAATGGCTGAGAACCAATTCCGTGTTGGTCTTGTACGTGTTGAGCGTGCAGTGAAAGAGCGTTTGAGCCTAGGTGACCTTGATGCAATCATGCCTCAAGACCTAATCAACGCTAAGCCTATCTCTGCGGCAGTTAAAGAATTCTTCGGTTCTTCACAGCTATCTCAGTTTATGGACCAGAACAACCCGCTTTCAGAAGTGACGCACAAGCGTCGTATTTCTGCATTGGGTCCTGGCGGTCTAACTCGTGAGCGTGCTGGCTTCGAAGTACGTGACGTACACGTAACTCACTACGGTCGTCTATGTCCTATCGAAACACCTGAAGGTCCGAACATCGGTCTAATTAACTCTCTATCAGCATTCGCGCGCTGTAACGAGTACGGTTTCCTAGAAACTCCGTACCGCCGCGTCGTTGATGGTGTAGTAACTGACGAAGTTGATTACCTATCAGCAATCGAAGAAGGCCAATTCGTTATCGCACAGGCTAACGCTGCGCTAACTGAAGAAGGTACTTTCGATGACGAGCTAATCACGGCACGTCAAAAAGGTGAATCTGGTCTTCACCCACGCGACCATGTTAACTACATGGACGTTGCAACAAACCAAGTAGTATCTATCGCTGCGTCGCTTATCCCGTTCCTAGAACACGATGATGCGAACCGTGCATTGATGGGTGCGAACATGCAACGTCAGGCTGTTCCAACACTTAAGGCTGACAAGCCTCTAGTTGGTACTGGTATCGAGCGCAATGTAGCGGTTGACTCTGGTGTTACAGCAGTAGCTAAGCGTGGCGGCAGCGTTCAGTCTGTAGATGCTTCTCGTATCGTTATCAAAGTTAACGAAGACGAGCTGATCCCTGGTGAAGCGGGTATCGATATCTACAACCTGACTAAGTACACGCGTTCGAACCAGAACACTTGTATTAACCAGCGCCCAACCGTACTACCTGGTGAGCCAGTAGCACGCGGTGACGTTCTTGCTGATGGTCCTTCAACAGACCTTGGTGAGCTAGCGCTTGGTCAAAACATGCGTATCGCGTTCATGCCTTGGAACGGTTACAACTTCGAAGACTCGATCTTAGTATCTGAGCGCGTAGTTCAAGAAGACCGCTTCACGACAATCCACATCCAAGAACTATCTTGTGTGGCACGTGATACTAAGCTGGGTTCTGAAGAGATCACAGCGGATATTCCAAACGTAGGTGAGTCTGCTCTGTCTAAACTAGACGAGTCAGGTATCGTTTACATTGGTGCTGAAGTTAAGGGTGGCGACATCCTAGTTGGTAAAGTAACGCCTAAAGGTGAAACTCAGCTAACTCCAGAAGAGAAGCTACTACGTGCGATCTTCGGTGAAAAAGCATCTGACGTTAAAGATACTTCACTACGTGTACCTAACTCTATTTCAGGTACCATCATTGACGTTCAAGTTTTCACTCGCGATGGCGTAGAGAAAGACAAGCGTGCTCTAGAAATTGAGCAAATGCAGCTGAAAGAAGCGAAGAAAGACCTAACTGAAGAATTCCAGATTCTTGAGGGTGGCCTTCTAAACCGTGTTCGCGCTGTACTACTTCAAGGTGGTTACTCTGACGCTAAACTAGATACTATCGATCGTAAGAAGTGGCTAGAGCTAACGCTAGAAGACGATGCAATGCAAACTCAGCTTGAGCAACTTGCAGAG
The Vibrio sp. CB1-14 DNA segment above includes these coding regions:
- the rplL gene encoding 50S ribosomal protein L7/L12; translation: MSITNEQILDAVAEMSVMQVVELIEAMEEKFGVTAAAAVVAGGAAGGEAAAEQTEFDVILTAAGGNKVAVIKAVRGATGLGLKEAKGLVDSAPAALKEGVDKAEAEALKAQLEEAGASVEVK
- the birA gene encoding bifunctional biotin--[acetyl-CoA-carboxylase] ligase/biotin operon repressor BirA, giving the protein MKEHQMKLAILARLATGGFHSGEALGEELGISRAAVSKHIKGIQAWGVDIFRVQGKGYQLAQPMELLSEKRLAQSVSTPFELIPIIDSTNQYLLDKQESLDSGSVGISEYQAKGRGRRGRQWVSPFGSNLYLSMYWRLEAGMAAAMGLSLVVGVAIVEALQELGIEGVKLKWPNDLYYRDKKLAGILVEMSGQAGGAANLVIGMGMNLNMSEQVTGIDQPWTSLSEVVDTPFSRNDLVVAFIKAWQAALEDYELRGLHGFVERWNQHDNFLGREVKLIMGQREIKGIVQGIDATGAVLLETERGIESYVGGEISLRKADV
- the nusG gene encoding transcription termination/antitermination protein NusG encodes the protein MSEAPKKRWYVVQAFSGFEGRVAQSLREHIKMHAMEEYFGEVLVPTEEVVEMRAGQRRKSERKFFPGYVLVQMIMNDESWHLVRSVPRVMGFIGGTSDRPAPITDKEADAILNRLEKASEAPRPRTMFEAGEVVRVNEGPFADFNGTVEEVDYEKSRLKVSVSIFGRATPVELDFGQVDKLD
- the rplK gene encoding 50S ribosomal protein L11, whose amino-acid sequence is MAKKVEAYIKLQVAAGMANPSPPVGPALGQHGVNIMEFCKAFNAKTESIEKGLPTPVVITVYNDRSFTFVTKTPPAAVLLKKAAGVKSGSGRPNTEKVGTVTDAQVQEIAETKAADMTGADIEAMKRSIAGTARSMGLVVEG
- the secE gene encoding preprotein translocase subunit SecE, which produces MKANAETPDSSNAADVIKWIVAFALLAAAVVGNYLYGELSVVLRAAGVVVLIAAALGVAATTTKGKAAITFAREARVEVRKVVWPTRQETMQTTLIVLAVSIVMALALWGIDGIMVRLVAFITGL
- the tuf gene encoding elongation factor Tu, with amino-acid sequence MSKEKFERTKPHVNVGTIGHVDHGKTTLTAAICTTLAKVYGGVAKDFASIDNAPEERERGITIATSHVEYDTPARHYAHVDCPGHADYVKNMITGAAQMDGGILVVAATDGPMPQTREHILLGRQVGIPYIIVFMNKCDMVDDEELLELVEMEVRELLSEYDFPGDDLPVIQGSALGALNGEEQWEAKIVELAEALDSYIPEPERAVDQPFLLPIEDVFSIQGRGTVVTGRIERGILRVGDEVEIVGIKDTTVTTCTGVEMFRKLLDEGRAGENVGALLRGTKRDDVERGQVLAAPGSINPHTKFESEVYVLSKDEGGRHTPFFKGYRPQFYFRTTDVTGDISLPEGVEMVMPGDNIQMKVELIAPIAMDEGLRFAIREGGRTVGAGVVAKIFD
- the rplA gene encoding 50S ribosomal protein L1, translated to MAKLTKRMRVIREKVDVTKEYEINEAVALLKELATAKFVESVDVAVNLGIDARKSDQNVRGATVLPHGTGREIRVAVFTQGANAEAAKEAGADIVGMEDLAEQVKKGEMNFDVVVASPDAMRVVGQLGTILGPRGLMPNPKVGTVTPNVAEAVKNAKAGQVRYRNDKNGIVHTTIGKVNFEANQLQENLETLLVALKKAKPSSAKGTFLKKISISTTMGAGVAVDLSTLDTQA
- the rplJ gene encoding 50S ribosomal protein L10, translated to MALNLQDKKAIVAEVNEAASGALSAVVADSRGVEVGAMTSLRKQAREAGVYMKVVRNTLARRAVQGTDYECLTDNFTGPTLIAFSNEHPGAAARLFKDFAKENKEFEIKAAAFEGAVTDAEVLATLPTYDEAIARLMMCMKEASAGKLVRTIAALRDQKEEAAA
- the coaA gene encoding type I pantothenate kinase; amino-acid sequence: MSPFMSFSREQWSALRNAVPMTLTEEDLKELQGINEKLTMQEATDVYLPLSRLLNLYVAARQRRNSVLGEFLGNTEHTPPFVIGIAGSVAVGKSTTARLLKALLSRWDNHPKVELITTDGFLYPNKTLLEKGLMGKKGFPESYDMRRLVQFVSDVKACKRNVQAPIYSHITYDITEEEKVVDLPDVLIIEGLNVLQSGMDYPHDPHRVFISDFLDFSLYVDADSEQIEQWYVNRFMKFREGAFTKPGSYFSHYTQLSAAEAESKAKNIWASINGLNLVENILPTKERAQLILQKGADHSVETVYLRK
- the rpoB gene encoding DNA-directed RNA polymerase subunit beta, translating into MVYSYTEKKRIRKDFGTRPQVLDIPYLLSIQLDSFDKFIEQDPEGQYGLEAAFRSVFPIQSYNGNSELQYVSYRLGEPVFDVKECQIRGVTYSKPLRVKLRLVIFDKDAPAGTVKDIKEQEVYMGEIPLMTDNGTFVINGTERVIVSQLHRSPGVFFDSDKGKTHSSGKVLYNARVIPYRGSWLDFEFDPKDNLYVRIDRRRKLPASIILRALGKSTQEILDIFFEKVNFEVKDQTLLMELVPERLRGETASFDIEANGNTYVETGRRVTARHIRQLEKDGVEFIEVPVEYIVGKVASQDYINEATGEIIVGANQEISLEALANLSQAGVKKLEVLFTNDLDHGPFMSDTVRVDSTVDRISALVEIYRMMRPGEPPTKEAAEALFESLFFSEERYDLSTVGRMKFNSSIMREDALEQGTLDETDIIEVMKKLIAIRNGIGEVDDIDHLGNRRIRSVGEMAENQFRVGLVRVERAVKERLSLGDLDAIMPQDLINAKPISAAVKEFFGSSQLSQFMDQNNPLSEVTHKRRISALGPGGLTRERAGFEVRDVHVTHYGRLCPIETPEGPNIGLINSLSAFARCNEYGFLETPYRRVVDGVVTDEVDYLSAIEEGQFVIAQANAALTEEGTFDDELITARQKGESGLHPRDHVNYMDVATNQVVSIAASLIPFLEHDDANRALMGANMQRQAVPTLKADKPLVGTGIERNVAVDSGVTAVAKRGGSVQSVDASRIVIKVNEDELIPGEAGIDIYNLTKYTRSNQNTCINQRPTVLPGEPVARGDVLADGPSTDLGELALGQNMRIAFMPWNGYNFEDSILVSERVVQEDRFTTIHIQELSCVARDTKLGSEEITADIPNVGESALSKLDESGIVYIGAEVKGGDILVGKVTPKGETQLTPEEKLLRAIFGEKASDVKDTSLRVPNSISGTIIDVQVFTRDGVEKDKRALEIEQMQLKEAKKDLTEEFQILEGGLLNRVRAVLLQGGYSDAKLDTIDRKKWLELTLEDDAMQTQLEQLAEQYDELKADFDKKFETKRRKITQGDDLAPGVLKIVKVYLAVKRRIQPGDKMAGRHGNKGVISKINPVEDMPYDEKGQPVDIVLNPLGVPSRMNIGQILEVHLGLAAKGIGDKINQMVKEQQELAKFREFLQKVYDLGGTRQNVDIASLSDDEVRTLVKNLRGGLPIATPVFDGASEKSIKELLKLGDLPESGQLTLFDGRTGDTFERPVTVGYMYMLKLNHLVDDKMHARSTGSYSLVTQQPLGGKAQFGGQRFGEMEVWALEAYGAAYTLQEMLTVKSDDVNGRTKMYKNIVDGNHSMEPGMPESFNVLLKEIRSLGINIELEDE